The following coding sequences lie in one Prevotella sp. oral taxon 299 str. F0039 genomic window:
- a CDS encoding M48 family metallopeptidase, which translates to MAQNKRQQNNDKELLAKAIDYYQGSKYHEALLFFEQLNNRYVLNPRFKAYMAVCYYHDNDFKKTTETLDTLLQSLIVFAPREQAVYYFINAESHFQEQNYKQALSNFEQGLPLSDNKEKGYIYYRIGFCHLFNEEWQLALNAFEQSIKSYNDNNLPNIHEQQILNMILGCQEKLKPTTEIPPDTLPQTPKSEGSKQSQLDTEKRKKKKE; encoded by the coding sequence TTGGCACAAAATAAACGTCAACAAAACAACGATAAAGAGCTTTTAGCAAAAGCTATAGATTATTATCAAGGAAGCAAATATCACGAGGCACTACTCTTTTTCGAACAACTCAACAATAGATATGTTTTAAATCCTCGATTTAAAGCATATATGGCTGTGTGCTATTATCACGACAACGATTTTAAGAAAACCACCGAAACGCTCGACACTCTTTTGCAATCGCTCATCGTTTTCGCCCCTCGTGAGCAAGCAGTGTATTATTTTATCAACGCAGAAAGTCACTTTCAAGAGCAAAACTACAAACAAGCTCTCAGCAATTTCGAGCAAGGCTTGCCCCTATCCGACAACAAAGAGAAGGGTTATATCTATTATAGAATAGGCTTTTGCCATCTCTTTAACGAAGAATGGCAGTTGGCACTCAATGCCTTCGAGCAATCAATTAAAAGCTATAACGACAACAACTTGCCCAACATTCACGAACAACAAATCCTCAACATGATTTTGGGTTGCCAAGAGAAGCTAAAACCTACAACAGAAATACCACCCGACACCTTACCCCAAACACCCAAGAGCGAAGGTAGTAAACAATCTCAATTGGACACAGAAAAAAGAAAAAAGAAAAAAGAATAA
- a CDS encoding nucleoside phosphorylase, whose protein sequence is MSKYFAPSELIINQDGSVFHLHLKPQHLADKVILVGDPGRVEQVSSFFDSIECEVSNREFKSVTGVYKDKRITVVSTGIGCDNIDIVVNELDALANIDFETRKEKENLRQLTLVRIGTCGGLQEYVPTGTYIASEKSIGFDGLLNFYAGRNEACDLDFEAAFKKHMNWNELLAAPYVIDADKELIERIAKDDMVKGVTIACGGFFGPQGRELRIPLADPNQNKKIEEFEYNGYKITNFEMESSALAGLAKLMNHKAMTCCMVIANRRAKEVNSNYKNSIDGLIERVLNRI, encoded by the coding sequence ATGAGTAAGTATTTTGCACCTTCAGAACTTATCATCAATCAAGATGGAAGCGTTTTTCACCTACATCTTAAACCTCAACATCTTGCAGATAAGGTTATACTTGTTGGCGACCCAGGAAGAGTTGAACAAGTTTCAAGTTTCTTTGATAGTATTGAATGTGAAGTAAGTAACCGTGAATTTAAAAGCGTAACAGGAGTTTATAAGGATAAACGAATTACGGTTGTAAGTACAGGTATTGGTTGTGACAACATAGACATTGTGGTGAATGAATTAGATGCTCTTGCAAATATTGATTTTGAAACACGAAAAGAGAAAGAGAATCTTAGACAGCTAACACTCGTACGCATTGGAACTTGTGGAGGATTGCAAGAATATGTGCCTACAGGAACATATATTGCAAGTGAAAAGAGCATTGGTTTCGATGGTTTATTAAACTTTTATGCAGGCAGAAATGAAGCATGTGATCTTGATTTTGAAGCTGCTTTTAAGAAACACATGAATTGGAATGAATTGTTAGCTGCTCCTTATGTTATAGATGCAGACAAAGAATTAATAGAGCGAATTGCCAAAGATGATATGGTAAAAGGTGTTACCATTGCATGCGGTGGTTTCTTTGGTCCGCAAGGAAGAGAACTAAGAATCCCACTAGCCGACCCTAATCAGAATAAAAAAATTGAAGAATTTGAATACAATGGCTATAAAATTACCAATTTTGAGATGGAAAGTAGTGCTCTTGCGGGCTTAGCAAAGCTTATGAATCACAAAGCAATGACATGTTGCATGGTGATTGCAAACCGACGAGCAAAAGAAGTAAACTCTAACTATAAGAATTCTATAGATGGACTCATAGAACGAGTTCTCAACAGAATTTAA
- the mnmE gene encoding tRNA uridine-5-carboxymethylaminomethyl(34) synthesis GTPase MnmE, whose translation MNNNDTICALATAKGGAIGVIRISGENAINIVAKCFEAASGKELEEMAAQRIIFGNIKDEEGNIIDEVLVSVFRAPHSYTGENTIEISCHGSTYIINTILQNLIKRGCRQALPGEFTQRSFLNGKMDLSQAEAVADLIASTNKATHQLALGQLRGYFSSELTELRKKLLKITSLIELELDFSDQDVTFADREELAELAQHINKKIKTLAKSFETGQAIKNGISVAIIGKTNVGKSTLLNCLLKEERAIVSDIHGTTRDVIEDTIEINNITFRFIDTAGIRNTDDTVENLGIERTYKKLSEAIIILWVVDEIPTKEEIVEMQKQTINKKLIIVCNKSDEKQLSFPIDGIKDIAPIVSISAKFKENIECLEETIYTAADIPDVHENDVIVTNARHYEALIRAQESIERVIEGINNDLSGDLLSEDLRQCLVSLAEITGGFITSNEVLGNIFKHFCIGK comes from the coding sequence ATGAACAACAACGACACAATATGTGCACTTGCCACTGCAAAAGGTGGAGCAATTGGTGTAATTCGTATCTCTGGAGAAAATGCAATTAACATTGTTGCAAAATGTTTTGAAGCAGCTTCGGGTAAAGAACTGGAAGAGATGGCTGCTCAACGAATTATATTTGGCAATATTAAAGATGAAGAAGGGAACATTATAGATGAAGTTTTAGTTTCTGTTTTTCGTGCTCCACACAGCTATACAGGAGAAAACACCATAGAAATTTCGTGTCATGGTTCAACTTATATCATCAATACGATTCTCCAAAATCTTATTAAAAGAGGTTGTAGACAGGCTCTTCCTGGCGAATTTACACAACGTTCATTCTTAAATGGCAAAATGGACTTGAGTCAGGCAGAAGCAGTTGCTGACCTTATTGCATCTACGAATAAAGCTACTCATCAACTTGCATTAGGACAATTGCGTGGCTATTTCTCTTCAGAATTGACTGAACTGAGAAAGAAATTATTGAAGATAACCTCATTAATAGAACTGGAGCTCGACTTTAGTGACCAAGATGTAACCTTTGCAGATAGAGAGGAATTGGCAGAATTAGCTCAACATATCAATAAAAAAATAAAGACTTTAGCCAAATCTTTTGAAACTGGACAAGCAATAAAAAATGGTATTTCTGTAGCAATTATCGGTAAAACAAATGTGGGTAAAAGTACATTATTAAACTGTTTACTTAAAGAAGAACGAGCAATTGTTAGTGATATACATGGAACTACACGAGATGTAATTGAAGATACCATAGAAATAAACAATATCACCTTTAGATTCATTGACACTGCAGGTATTAGAAATACAGACGATACGGTTGAAAATTTAGGTATTGAACGAACCTATAAGAAGTTGTCGGAAGCCATAATTATCTTATGGGTTGTTGATGAAATACCAACAAAAGAAGAAATAGTGGAGATGCAAAAACAAACAATAAACAAGAAACTAATCATTGTTTGCAATAAGTCTGATGAAAAACAGCTATCTTTCCCGATCGACGGAATTAAGGACATAGCTCCGATTGTATCTATCTCTGCTAAATTCAAAGAAAATATAGAATGTCTTGAAGAAACCATTTATACCGCTGCAGACATTCCTGATGTTCACGAAAATGATGTTATTGTAACAAATGCACGCCACTATGAGGCACTGATACGAGCTCAAGAAAGTATTGAGAGAGTAATTGAAGGTATCAATAACGACTTGAGTGGAGATCTTTTAAGCGAAGACCTACGTCAATGTCTAGTATCTCTTGCAGAAATTACAGGTGGTTTTATCACCTCAAACGAGGTCCTCGGAAATATCTTCAAACATTTTTGTATCGGAAAATAA
- a CDS encoding DUF481 domain-containing protein, which translates to MKKKIFLSLLLILASHLSIYSQMLFSENLTMDIDSTKTIQGSLLPVLDFKTEKENILTFKNTANLNLLINHQRVINLINKLELSTYGKKIIVSGGYVHAEYRYLLNRAFEIYPYAESQWAESRGMTYKVSTGLQSRYRLINKEKFLMFATAGLFYEFEKWENPTPNAGPLYAYSRSIKTHLSISFKHHIDDHWNLTTTAIHQAKPDKNFNKPRIGGAVDLKYNITPKVGVNVAYRFIYDTAPIVPVRKMYSTVEAGLSLSF; encoded by the coding sequence ATGAAAAAGAAAATATTTTTATCACTATTATTGATATTAGCATCTCATCTTTCAATATATTCTCAAATGCTCTTCTCTGAAAATCTTACAATGGATATAGACAGTACAAAGACAATACAAGGTTCTTTATTACCAGTATTGGATTTTAAGACCGAAAAAGAGAATATTCTTACGTTTAAGAACACTGCTAATCTCAATTTATTAATAAACCATCAGCGTGTCATTAATTTGATTAATAAATTAGAACTTTCTACTTACGGCAAGAAAATCATAGTAAGCGGAGGATATGTACATGCAGAATATCGTTATTTATTAAATCGTGCCTTTGAAATTTATCCTTATGCTGAATCACAATGGGCAGAAAGCCGAGGCATGACATATAAGGTTTCTACTGGATTGCAATCACGATATAGATTAATAAACAAAGAAAAATTCCTCATGTTTGCAACTGCTGGACTTTTTTACGAATTTGAGAAGTGGGAAAATCCAACCCCTAATGCAGGTCCTTTATATGCTTATAGCCGTAGTATTAAGACACATTTGTCAATCAGTTTCAAGCATCATATAGACGATCATTGGAACCTAACCACCACTGCTATTCATCAAGCCAAGCCAGATAAGAACTTTAATAAGCCACGAATAGGAGGTGCAGTAGACCTTAAATACAACATCACACCTAAGGTGGGTGTTAATGTTGCCTATCGTTTCATATATGACACAGCTCCAATTGTTCCCGTTAGAAAGATGTATTCAACTGTTGAAGCTGGTTTAAGTCTATCCTTCTAA
- a CDS encoding ATP-dependent Clp protease ATP-binding subunit translates to MTNQFSPRVSEILAFSKAEALRLASGSIGPEHLLLGIIKDNNQYINNLFTEKRINKDDIRAQLEEKIQNENSSNTLFSTDVALNDKANNILKLAIVEARLLHLQIVDIQHVLLAILHDSYLNNAKIVLESNNMNYDNTKEFLYPSTKPQTDGLELSGDEEEELSEDNNFSSSRRESAGSTTTKTEQTKSKTPILDNFSTDLTKAASEGLLDPVVGREREILRLAEILCRRKKNNPILIGEPGVGKSAIVENLAQLIVQRKTSPVLFNKKIVALNMASIVAGTKYRGQFEDRIKALLKELKEHPEIIVFIDEIHTIIGAGGTPGSMDAANIMKPELARGGIQCIGATTLDEYRNSIEKDGALERRFQKIIIEQTTAQETLQILSNIKDRYEQHHHVQYTDDALKACVNLSERYINDRFFPDKAIDVMDEVGSKVHLRNLKVPKEVEEKEKEIKEANAKKTTAVKNQNYELAANYRDKVCALEKELDELNAAWTKGEYKDIDIVTEKEVSETVSIMTGVPVERIAEAEGSRLKAMSDTLKKTVIAQDNAIDKVVKAIQRNRVGLKDPNHPIGVFMFLGPTGIGKTHLAKKLAQIMFGSDDALIRIDMSEYSEGFNTSRLIGAPPGYVGYEEGGQLTEKVRRKPYSIILLDEIEKAHGNVFNMLLQVLDEGRLTDGNGRIVDFRNTIIIMTSNAGTRQLKDFGRGVGFNAGGSFGSDINESDKEYARGIIQKSLSKQFAPEFLNRLDEIVMFDQLDLDAILKITDIELASLTKRIEQIGYQIEISDKAKEFVAKKGYDVQFGARPLKRAIQTYIENGISELILSESIKLGDTISVGKVPNKEELSFK, encoded by the coding sequence ATGACCAATCAATTCTCACCAAGAGTGTCTGAGATCCTTGCTTTCAGTAAAGCAGAAGCCTTAAGGCTTGCTAGTGGATCGATAGGTCCAGAACATTTGTTGCTAGGAATAATAAAGGATAACAATCAATATATCAACAACTTATTCACAGAAAAGCGTATAAATAAAGACGACATTAGAGCGCAACTCGAAGAAAAGATACAAAACGAAAACAGCTCTAACACACTTTTCAGCACAGATGTTGCCCTTAACGACAAAGCAAACAACATCTTAAAACTTGCAATTGTTGAAGCACGACTCCTTCATTTGCAAATAGTTGATATTCAACACGTCCTCTTAGCCATTCTACACGATAGCTATTTAAACAACGCTAAAATTGTTTTAGAATCGAACAATATGAACTACGATAATACAAAAGAATTTCTATATCCCAGTACTAAACCTCAAACCGATGGACTAGAGCTATCTGGAGACGAGGAAGAAGAACTATCTGAAGACAACAATTTTAGTTCTTCTCGCCGTGAAAGTGCAGGAAGTACTACCACAAAAACAGAACAAACAAAAAGTAAAACACCTATACTCGACAACTTTTCTACCGACTTAACCAAGGCGGCAAGCGAGGGATTACTTGATCCTGTGGTAGGAAGAGAGCGTGAAATTCTACGTCTTGCAGAGATTCTTTGTCGTAGAAAGAAAAACAATCCTATACTTATAGGTGAGCCAGGTGTGGGCAAAAGTGCCATTGTTGAAAATCTTGCGCAACTTATTGTTCAACGAAAAACATCTCCTGTGCTATTTAATAAAAAGATTGTAGCACTCAACATGGCATCTATTGTGGCAGGAACGAAGTATCGTGGACAATTTGAAGACCGCATTAAAGCCTTACTGAAGGAATTGAAAGAGCATCCCGAAATAATTGTATTTATCGACGAAATACACACAATAATTGGTGCAGGAGGAACTCCAGGCAGTATGGATGCAGCCAATATCATGAAACCTGAGTTGGCAAGAGGAGGTATTCAATGTATTGGAGCCACCACTCTTGATGAATATAGAAACAGCATTGAGAAAGATGGAGCATTGGAACGACGTTTCCAAAAGATTATCATTGAACAAACAACAGCACAAGAAACGCTACAAATTCTATCGAACATAAAGGATAGATACGAACAACATCACCACGTTCAATACACTGACGATGCCTTAAAAGCATGCGTCAATCTGTCAGAACGATATATTAACGACCGCTTTTTCCCTGATAAAGCAATCGATGTGATGGACGAAGTGGGTTCGAAAGTGCACTTGCGCAACCTAAAAGTGCCCAAAGAGGTTGAAGAAAAGGAAAAAGAAATAAAAGAAGCAAATGCTAAGAAAACCACAGCTGTTAAGAATCAGAACTATGAACTCGCTGCCAATTATAGAGATAAGGTGTGCGCTTTAGAAAAAGAACTCGACGAATTGAACGCAGCTTGGACTAAAGGTGAATACAAAGACATTGATATCGTAACCGAAAAGGAAGTGAGCGAAACGGTATCTATAATGACTGGTGTTCCTGTTGAACGCATTGCAGAAGCTGAAGGCAGTAGACTTAAAGCGATGAGCGACACACTTAAGAAAACAGTTATTGCACAAGACAACGCTATCGACAAAGTTGTAAAAGCTATTCAACGCAATCGTGTAGGCTTAAAAGACCCTAATCACCCTATCGGAGTGTTCATGTTCTTAGGTCCAACGGGTATTGGCAAAACACATTTAGCTAAGAAGTTGGCTCAAATTATGTTTGGTTCTGACGATGCTTTGATAAGAATAGACATGAGTGAATATAGCGAAGGCTTTAACACTTCACGCTTAATTGGTGCCCCTCCAGGGTATGTTGGTTACGAAGAAGGTGGACAATTAACCGAAAAAGTGCGCAGAAAGCCCTACTCTATCATTCTGCTCGACGAAATAGAAAAGGCTCATGGCAATGTATTCAATATGCTTTTGCAAGTGTTAGACGAAGGTCGTTTGACTGATGGAAATGGTAGAATTGTTGATTTTCGTAACACAATTATCATCATGACCTCAAATGCTGGTACTCGACAACTTAAAGATTTTGGACGAGGTGTGGGCTTTAACGCTGGCGGTTCGTTTGGAAGTGATATCAACGAAAGTGACAAAGAATATGCAAGAGGAATTATTCAAAAGAGCTTAAGCAAACAATTCGCTCCTGAATTTTTAAACCGTCTCGACGAAATTGTGATGTTCGATCAACTCGATCTCGATGCGATTCTAAAGATTACCGATATCGAACTTGCTTCGCTAACAAAGCGAATTGAACAAATTGGCTACCAGATTGAAATATCAGATAAGGCTAAAGAGTTCGTTGCTAAAAAGGGTTATGACGTTCAATTTGGTGCTCGTCCACTTAAAAGAGCCATTCAAACCTATATTGAAAATGGTATTTCAGAGCTTATTTTGTCTGAGAGTATCAAACTTGGAGATACTATCTCGGTTGGAAAAGTGCCCAATAAAGAAGAGCTTAGCTTTAAATAA